From Neobacillus sp. PS2-9, the proteins below share one genomic window:
- the panB gene encoding 3-methyl-2-oxobutanoate hydroxymethyltransferase: MKQTTDFLKMKENNEKIVMLTAYDYPSAKQAEQGGVDVILVGDSLGMVVLGYDSTIPVTIEDMIHHTKAVKRGAKDTFIVADLPFLTYHLSIRDTLINAGRLMQEAGAHAVKLEGADEVIENIIALTRAGIPVCGHLGLTPQSVGVLGGYKVQGKDAQAARKLMDDAKKVEEAGSFALVLECVPKQLAEEVSRTVAIPVIGIGAGMDVDGQVLVYHDILGYGVERVPKFVKQYHSVNPFMIESIQAYVSDVKKGLFPEDKHSFTMKEQELKVLYGGKE, from the coding sequence ATGAAGCAAACAACAGATTTCTTGAAAATGAAGGAAAATAATGAAAAGATTGTCATGTTGACCGCTTATGATTATCCATCTGCTAAACAAGCGGAACAAGGGGGAGTTGACGTTATTCTAGTCGGTGATTCTCTTGGAATGGTTGTTCTTGGATATGATTCTACTATTCCTGTGACGATTGAGGACATGATTCATCACACTAAAGCTGTGAAACGAGGGGCCAAAGATACCTTTATTGTGGCTGACCTTCCGTTTTTAACCTATCATTTATCTATCAGAGATACTTTAATAAATGCCGGTAGACTCATGCAAGAAGCGGGCGCACATGCTGTTAAACTGGAAGGTGCAGATGAGGTTATTGAAAACATTATTGCATTAACCCGTGCGGGTATTCCTGTTTGTGGACATTTGGGCTTAACACCACAATCTGTTGGTGTTTTAGGCGGGTATAAAGTTCAAGGGAAAGATGCTCAGGCTGCAAGAAAACTAATGGATGATGCTAAAAAAGTGGAGGAGGCAGGTTCTTTCGCACTTGTACTTGAATGTGTTCCTAAGCAGCTTGCTGAAGAAGTTTCAAGAACCGTAGCTATTCCAGTCATTGGTATAGGGGCAGGAATGGATGTAGATGGGCAAGTACTCGTTTACCATGATATTTTGGGATACGGTGTCGAGCGAGTACCTAAATTTGTGAAACAATACCATTCTGTCAATCCATTTATGATTGAATCCATCCAAGCGTATGTATCAGATGTTAAAAAGGGACTGTTTCCGGAGGATAAGCATTCTTTCACAATGAAAGAACAGGAGCTCAAGGTTCTCTATGGAGGTAAGGAATGA
- the panC gene encoding pantoate--beta-alanine ligase has protein sequence MKVITTIKDMQSEIMNQKALAKSIGFVPTMGFLHEGHLTLIKQARQENDIVVLSIFVNPLQFGPKEDYSSYPRDFERDRALAECEQVDFLFYPSVEEMYPSAPSVKVVVQERTDVLCGKSRPGHFDGVATVLTKLFHIVMPTRAYFGIKDAQQVAVVKGLIADFNFPIELIAVDIVREEDGLAKSSRNVNLLPEERQQAPVLYKSLLEAKNAIETGERHSERVIKQITEMITSESNGLIDYVEILSYPQLKPLEKLEGTIIVALAVKFSKVRLIDNSIIHIED, from the coding sequence ATGAAGGTCATAACAACTATTAAGGACATGCAGTCAGAAATCATGAATCAAAAGGCGTTAGCTAAGTCTATAGGCTTCGTTCCCACTATGGGGTTTCTGCATGAAGGTCATTTAACACTAATAAAGCAAGCAAGGCAAGAAAATGATATCGTCGTCTTAAGTATATTCGTTAATCCATTACAATTTGGACCAAAAGAAGATTATTCATCCTATCCGCGAGATTTCGAACGGGACCGGGCTTTAGCTGAATGTGAACAGGTGGACTTTCTTTTTTATCCATCCGTAGAGGAAATGTATCCAAGTGCCCCATCTGTCAAAGTAGTCGTTCAGGAGCGAACGGACGTCTTGTGCGGAAAATCCCGTCCAGGCCATTTCGACGGAGTTGCAACAGTGCTGACGAAGCTGTTTCACATCGTCATGCCAACGAGGGCTTATTTTGGAATAAAAGATGCTCAACAAGTTGCAGTGGTTAAGGGATTAATTGCTGATTTTAATTTTCCAATTGAGTTGATTGCGGTAGACATCGTTCGTGAAGAGGACGGGCTTGCAAAAAGCTCTCGAAATGTTAACTTATTACCTGAAGAAAGACAACAGGCACCTGTTTTATATAAAAGCCTACTAGAAGCAAAAAATGCCATTGAAACTGGAGAACGTCATTCAGAAAGGGTAATTAAACAAATCACTGAAATGATCACCAGTGAATCCAACGGCTTGATTGATTATGTTGAGATTTTATCTTATCCACAGCTAAAACCACTGGAAAAATTAGAGGGTACCATAATTGTAGCACTTGCAGTAAAATTCTCTAAGGTTCGATTAATAGACAATTCCATTATTCATATAGAAGACTAG
- the panD gene encoding aspartate 1-decarboxylase, producing the protein MFRTMMSGKIHRATVTEANLNYVGSITIDEDILDAVGMTANEKVQIVNNNNGARLETYIIPGERGSGVICLNGAAARLVQVGDIVIIISYVLVPEEKVRVHTPKVAIMDENNRIKELLHAEPALTIM; encoded by the coding sequence ATGTTTCGTACCATGATGAGTGGCAAAATCCATCGGGCAACAGTTACAGAAGCCAATTTGAACTATGTTGGCAGTATTACTATTGATGAAGATATTTTAGATGCAGTTGGAATGACAGCCAATGAAAAAGTTCAAATTGTTAACAATAATAATGGTGCAAGACTTGAAACCTATATAATTCCTGGTGAAAGAGGAAGTGGTGTTATCTGTCTAAATGGTGCCGCCGCACGCCTTGTCCAGGTAGGGGATATTGTTATCATTATTTCCTATGTCCTTGTACCTGAGGAAAAGGTCAGGGTTCATACACCGAAAGTTGCGATAATGGATGAAAACAATCGCATAAAAGAACTCTTACATGCAGAACCAGCACTCACTATTATGTAG